One segment of Herpetosiphonaceae bacterium DNA contains the following:
- the ilvC gene encoding ketol-acid reductoisomerase yields the protein MAKMYYDNDADLGLIKDTPIAIIGFGSQGHAHALNLRDNGCNVRVGLYSGSKSWAKAEAAGLRVRSVDEATAEAEIIMILTPDIGQAQIYRDSIAPHLTTGKLLMFAHGFAIRYGQIQPPADVDVAMVAPKAPGHRVREVFEHGGGTPALVAVQQDASGQAREKALAYAKGLGCTRAGVIETTFTEETETDLFGEQAVLCGGVSALVKAGFETLVEAGYQPEVAYFECMHELKLIVDLFYQGGLNYMRYSVSDTAEYGDYHAGPRIVTEQTKAAMRELLADIQSGAFAEEWIEENYQGRANFNRMRAADGDHPIERVGRELRRMMPFVNPKEVTPGAGGA from the coding sequence ATGGCAAAAATGTATTACGACAACGACGCCGATCTCGGCCTGATCAAGGATACGCCGATCGCGATCATCGGCTTCGGCAGCCAGGGCCATGCCCACGCGCTGAATCTCCGCGACAACGGCTGCAATGTGCGCGTCGGACTCTACAGCGGCTCGAAAAGCTGGGCCAAGGCGGAGGCCGCCGGTCTGCGCGTGCGGAGCGTCGACGAGGCGACGGCAGAGGCGGAGATTATTATGATCCTGACGCCGGACATCGGCCAGGCGCAGATCTACCGCGACTCGATCGCGCCGCATCTGACCACGGGCAAGCTGCTGATGTTCGCGCACGGCTTTGCGATCCGCTACGGCCAGATCCAGCCGCCCGCCGATGTGGATGTGGCGATGGTCGCGCCGAAAGCGCCGGGGCATCGCGTGCGCGAGGTCTTCGAGCACGGCGGCGGCACGCCGGCGCTGGTCGCGGTGCAGCAGGATGCGTCGGGGCAGGCGCGCGAAAAGGCGCTGGCCTACGCCAAGGGCCTGGGCTGCACGCGGGCCGGGGTGATCGAGACGACGTTTACCGAGGAAACCGAAACCGATCTCTTCGGCGAGCAGGCGGTGCTCTGCGGCGGCGTGTCGGCGCTGGTCAAAGCCGGATTCGAGACGCTGGTCGAGGCGGGCTACCAGCCTGAGGTCGCGTACTTCGAGTGCATGCACGAGCTGAAGCTGATCGTCGATCTCTTCTACCAGGGCGGCCTCAACTACATGCGCTACTCGGTCAGCGATACCGCAGAGTACGGCGACTACCACGCGGGGCCGCGTATCGTCACGGAGCAGACTAAGGCGGCGATGCGCGAGCTGCTGGCCGATATTCAGAGCGGCGCGTTCGCCGAGGAGTGGATCGAGGAAAACTACCAGGGCCGTGCCAACTTCAACCGCATGCGCGCCGCCGATGGCGACCACCCGATCGAGCGAGTTGGGCGCGAGCTGCGCCGGATGATGCCGTTCGTCAATCCGAAAGAGGTCACGCCCGGCGCTGGTGGGGCGTAG
- the pheA gene encoding prephenate dehydratase: protein MTTLAYLGPPSTWSEAAALLHAGPGATLLPMGSIPAVVSAVETAVAEQGVLPVENSLEGAVGTTLDLLIHETDLPIVAEVVVPVQHMLLARPETSLADIQVIRSHPQALAQCRRFIERVLPKATMAATLSTTAAVEEILSEEHSAAIGTPRAAELYPVQILARNIQDKQINETRFLVIAPTQVPPTGNDKTSICFAVRQNRPGSLLDVLQVFAAHSINLTKLESRPARERLGQYIFLCDLEGHREQPHIADALERVSMLTEGFKVFGSYPVWRG, encoded by the coding sequence ATGACCACGCTAGCCTATCTTGGACCGCCTAGCACCTGGAGCGAGGCAGCCGCGCTGCTGCACGCCGGTCCAGGCGCTACCCTGCTGCCGATGGGCAGCATCCCGGCTGTTGTCTCGGCGGTAGAAACCGCTGTGGCCGAGCAGGGCGTGCTGCCTGTGGAAAACTCGCTCGAAGGCGCGGTCGGCACGACGCTCGACCTGCTGATTCACGAGACTGACCTGCCGATTGTGGCCGAGGTGGTCGTGCCGGTGCAGCATATGCTGCTCGCCAGGCCGGAGACATCGCTCGCCGACATTCAGGTCATTCGCTCGCATCCTCAGGCGCTGGCGCAGTGCCGCCGCTTTATCGAGCGCGTGCTGCCGAAGGCGACGATGGCGGCTACGCTCAGCACCACGGCGGCGGTCGAGGAGATTCTGAGCGAGGAGCATAGCGCCGCGATCGGCACGCCGCGCGCCGCAGAGCTGTACCCGGTGCAGATCCTGGCGCGCAATATCCAGGATAAGCAGATCAACGAGACACGCTTTCTGGTCATCGCGCCCACGCAGGTGCCGCCGACCGGCAATGATAAGACCTCGATCTGCTTCGCGGTGCGACAGAACCGGCCCGGCTCGCTGCTCGACGTGCTTCAGGTCTTTGCCGCGCACAGCATCAACCTGACCAAGCTTGAGTCGCGTCCGGCGCGCGAGCGCCTGGGCCAGTACATCTTTCTGTGCGACCTTGAGGGCCACCGCGAGCAGCCGCACATCGCCGACGCGCTCGAACGAGTCTCGATGCTCACCGAGGGCTTCAAGGTCTTTGGCTCGTATCCGGTCTGGCGGGGCTAG
- a CDS encoding 2-isopropylmalate synthase, whose protein sequence is MEDHVKIFDTTLRDGEQSPGATMTAAEKLEIAGQLARLGVDIIEAGFPAASTGDWEAVHTIARNVGTPDGPVIAGLARANRKDIERCWSAVKAAAKPRIHTFLATSDIHLEHKLRMSREQVLQTVREMVGYARSLCADVEFSPEDAGRSDPTFLHAVLAVAIEAGATTLNIPDTVGYLTPDEYGALIRGIREHVPGVDGVTISTHCHDDLGFAVANSLAGVNNGARQVECTINGIGERAGNAALEEIVMALHTRRQFYGVGTRIDTTQIARTSRMVSAITGLTVQPNKAIIGANAFSHESGIHQDGMLKNHLTYEIMRPETIGRDSTLVLGKLSGRHAFRKHLERLGYSLNDQELQLAFARFKDLADKKKFVDDRDIVALLDDQLHQPPPIWHLEHVQVACGTQAIPTATVRLRGPDGEIRTDSGQGTGPIDAVYRAINRVVGQANVLTEFSIQAITEGIDAVGNVTIRIEEATTHGNAHHHSGEPDRDEPDARRPTYSGHGVHTDIIVAAAHAYMGALNKLIAARQERMRARATSYAHTNTPAYAVDLFGNSTLGRDA, encoded by the coding sequence ATGGAGGATCACGTTAAGATCTTCGACACCACATTGCGCGACGGCGAGCAATCGCCGGGCGCGACGATGACCGCCGCCGAGAAGCTGGAGATCGCGGGGCAGCTTGCGCGGCTGGGTGTCGACATCATCGAGGCCGGATTTCCCGCCGCCTCAACCGGCGACTGGGAGGCGGTCCACACCATCGCCAGGAACGTGGGCACGCCCGACGGCCCGGTGATCGCGGGTCTGGCCCGCGCCAACCGCAAGGACATCGAGCGCTGCTGGAGCGCCGTCAAAGCCGCCGCGAAGCCTCGGATTCATACCTTTCTCGCCACCTCAGACATCCACCTTGAGCACAAGTTGCGCATGAGCCGCGAGCAGGTGCTCCAGACCGTCCGCGAGATGGTCGGCTATGCCCGCTCGCTGTGCGCTGATGTCGAGTTCTCGCCTGAGGACGCGGGCCGCAGCGATCCTACATTTCTCCACGCGGTGCTGGCAGTGGCGATCGAGGCGGGCGCGACCACCCTCAACATCCCCGATACGGTCGGCTACCTGACGCCCGACGAGTACGGCGCGCTGATCCGGGGCATCCGCGAGCACGTGCCGGGCGTGGACGGCGTGACGATCTCGACGCACTGCCACGACGACCTGGGCTTTGCCGTCGCGAACAGCCTGGCGGGCGTCAACAACGGCGCGCGGCAGGTCGAGTGTACGATCAACGGCATCGGCGAGCGCGCGGGCAACGCGGCGCTGGAAGAGATCGTGATGGCGCTGCATACCCGGCGGCAGTTCTACGGCGTCGGCACGCGCATCGACACGACGCAGATCGCGCGTACCAGCCGTATGGTCAGCGCGATCACCGGCCTGACGGTCCAGCCCAACAAGGCGATCATCGGCGCGAACGCATTCTCACACGAGTCGGGCATTCACCAGGACGGCATGCTCAAGAACCACCTGACCTACGAGATCATGCGGCCTGAGACGATCGGCAGAGACTCGACGCTGGTGCTGGGCAAGCTCTCAGGACGACACGCCTTCCGCAAGCATCTTGAGCGCCTGGGCTACAGCCTGAACGATCAGGAGTTGCAGCTCGCCTTCGCCCGCTTCAAAGACCTGGCCGACAAAAAGAAGTTCGTCGACGACCGCGACATCGTGGCGCTGCTCGACGATCAGTTGCACCAGCCGCCGCCGATCTGGCACCTGGAGCACGTACAGGTCGCGTGCGGCACCCAGGCGATCCCCACCGCGACCGTGCGGCTGCGCGGACCTGACGGCGAGATCCGTACCGACTCGGGCCAGGGCACCGGGCCGATCGATGCGGTCTATCGTGCGATCAATCGGGTAGTCGGCCAGGCCAACGTGCTGACCGAGTTCTCGATTCAGGCGATCACCGAGGGCATCGACGCGGTTGGAAACGTTACGATTCGAATCGAGGAGGCAACGACCCATGGCAACGCTCATCATCACAGCGGCGAGCCTGATCGCGATGAGCCTGATGCGCGCAGGCCAACGTACAGCGGCCACGGTGTTCATACCGACATCATCGTCGCGGCGGCGCATGCGTACATGGGCGCGCTGAATAAGCTGATCGCCGCCCGTCAGGAGCGCATGCGCGCCAGAGCCACAAGCTACGCCCACACCAACACGCCCGCCTACGCCGTCGATCTTTTTGGCAACTCAACACTCGGACGCGACGCATGA
- a CDS encoding four helix bundle protein, with translation MAKNYTYRNLIVWQRAQQLAFQIIQLVQQVPQSWANAVVVRQIVSSATSIGANIAEGHGRYVPGAYRNYLSIARGSTAETDSWLDLLRRSGWITAEEEAALHAECLEIMAILTSKMLDLDRIKRESDTQVREELVPYAAPGVDDQPIFPFMDADYQVEP, from the coding sequence GTGGCGAAGAATTACACCTATCGCAACTTGATCGTGTGGCAGCGGGCGCAACAACTGGCCTTTCAGATCATCCAGCTTGTGCAGCAAGTTCCCCAAAGCTGGGCAAATGCTGTAGTGGTACGGCAGATCGTTAGCTCAGCCACATCGATCGGCGCGAACATCGCTGAAGGCCACGGACGGTATGTACCTGGGGCATACCGCAACTATCTTTCGATCGCGCGTGGCTCAACGGCGGAAACCGACAGTTGGCTCGATCTGCTGCGGCGATCAGGTTGGATAACAGCCGAAGAGGAAGCTGCACTGCATGCTGAATGTTTGGAGATTATGGCGATCTTGACCAGCAAAATGCTTGATCTGGATCGTATAAAGCGTGAGTCCGACACCCAGGTGCGAGAAGAGCTCGTGCCTTATGCGGCTCCTGGCGTAGACGATCAGCCGATCTTCCCATTTATGGATGCGGATTATCAGGTCGAGCCATGA